Part of the Sporomusa termitida genome, GACACCAACGTTGTCAGCCAGTCTTTTGGTTTTCTCAATGCCGGCATCGGCTATATCAAAGGCTGTTACCTGATAGCCGTTTCTGGCAAAGAATACGGCGTCTTTGCCTTCACCACAGCCAATGTCCAATAGTTTTAGGGGTTTAGCCGGCGGCAGCATGGATAATATTTTATAACACAGTTTTGAGGGCGCAAGACCCCAGTAATAACCATCCTGGGCATACTCATCCTCATAAATGGTCCGTTTCTGTTCCTGATGCGAGGTATAGCCCATAAGTCTGTCAATGCTTACCTCTAATATACTGGCTAGATGCGGTAAAAGGGTGATATCCGGATAGGTCTGATTGGTTTCCCATTTTGACACGGCCTGAAATGTAATATTAAGTTGAGTAGCTAATTCCTCCTGCGTGATGTTTTTGAGTTTACGGTATCTACTGATATTTTTTCCTAAACTGTTTTTCATAAAGTAAGACCTCGTTTTCATTGTTTTAATTTCATTATATCGGTGAAAATGTAGCTGAACAATAACCGTATGATTGAATACTTGTGAGACTCGACAGGCAGTTGATTGACAAAATTTACCGTATGTGATATGTTGAAAAATAAGCTCGTATACTTTGCTTTAATAGTAGTTGGTTGATTAGTAAAGACTAAAGGCCAAGAAGCTTTCCATCAGGATTGTTTCTTGCCTTTTTATTTAATTTAAAAGGAGCGTGGTAACATGCCGGTTATTACTATTGAGACAGGAAAGCTGGAAAAAGAACAGAAGGTGCTGCTGGTTGAGCGGTTTACTAAAACTGCGAGCGAAATACTGAAGATTCCGGAACAGTCTTTCATTGTCCAGCTTAAAGAGAATGAGAGTGACAACATCGGCGTTGGCGGTAAACTGTTAACTCAGGTGATTGCGGAGCGAAATAGCAAATAAGCCGCTTGTTATCGTAGGTCTGCCCTAAAAAGCAATTCTGCTTAAATCTGCAGGATTCAGCTGCCTGGAGGCAGACGCGCCTTGCACCCGCCAGTAAAGAACAGCAGGATCATATAATATGATTCGGCTGTTCTTTTTCTAAAGGATGAAGGGTGACCTATGACTTGATAGACCTACCAACAAATTGGTGCATGGAAAGTTGCGACTGTTTATAGATTGTCTGTTATACTGACAATAAAGAGAGGATAGCATGATGGACTGGATCGAAAGAATGAATGGGGCGATGAGTTATATTGAGGACAATTTAACGGCAGAAATTGATTTTAAAACCGCAGCGGCAACAGCCTGCTGCTCGGTATATCACTTTCAGCGGATGTTTTCTTTTATTACCGAGATTCCTTTATCGGAGTACATACGACGGAGAAGGCTGACCTTGGCCGCAGCCGATCTGCAAAATACTGATATTAAAATCATTAATTTAGCCCTCAGGTATGGTTATCCTTCACCCGCGCTTTTCAAAAAATGCACGGTGTTACGCCCTCGGCGGCGCGGGCGACAGGAGTTCGGTTAAAAGCTTATCCACGGCTATCCTTTCATATTTCATTGAGAGGAGATCAGGAAATGAATTACAAAATCGTTAAGAAGGACGGGTTTGCGGTTGTTGGCAAATCGATGCGGGTATCTACGGTTAATCAAGACCAATTAAAAACAATTCCCCGGTTTTGGGCTGAAGCTTGCCGGGCTGGAACTGTCGGCAAACTTACTGATATTGCGGCGAACGGTGCGGATGGCCAAACTAACCGAAAGCTGCTGGGGATTTGCACAGATTTTAATGACAATAACGAGTTTTCTTATGTTATTGCCGTCGAAAGTACGGCTAAAGAGGAATATGCAGGGTTTGAGGTTTTTCCTATTCCCCCTGCGGACTGGGGCGTATTTGAGGCAACCGGCCCAATGCCGGGGGCCATCCAGGAGCTGTTTAAACGCATATATACCGAGTTTTTTCCGGCTGGCGGCTATGAAAGGGCTGAGGGGCCTGACCTGGAAATCTACTATGAGGGTGATATTGCCAGTCCGGACTACCGTTCTGAGATCTGGATACCGGTGGTTAAACAGGCTATGGCTGGTGCCAAAGGATAGCCAGGAATTGACATCAATATGAAACAGGAATATAATTTAGCCAATAATAGTAAAGTGGCAATGTTAAGCTGACTGTAAAAAAACAGAGGCTGCGAGTATGAAGTTTTCTACTCGCAGCCTCTTTGTTTTTTTCTATTACTGCAAACAGGCTTATTTACAGCGAATGACAGCCGGGTGATTCGTTGTGTTATAAAGTTAAAAATCAGGAGTGATTATGATGAAAATTATTGGCTTGGCCGGCAGCCCGCGAAAAAATGGCAATACCGACGTACTGGTGCAAAAGGCTTTGGCCGGAGCCCGGGCCCAGGGCAGTGAAACAGAGCTGTTTCATTTAAATGAGCTTGCGGCCCGGGGCTGTCAGGCCTGCTACGGCTGTAAGAAAGCCGGCAAATGTGTCATAAATGATGATTTGACCAACGTATTCACAGCCATTGAGACTGCTGACGGTATTGTACTGGGGTCGCCCATTTATTTTGGGCGGTTTACAGCGCAAACAGCCACTTTTATGGACCGGTTGTACGGCTACATTAAACCTGATTCCACCAGCAGTCTTGGTGCCGGAAAAAAGTTTGGACTGGTATTCACCCAGGGGCAGCCAGACGCCGGCTTATACACCGGCACGACGGAAGCAACCGCCCGGGTCCTGGCCCGCGTTGGTTTTGAAGCTGGCCCCGGAACCCTGGTGGGAAGCGGCTTACGGGAACCTGGCATAGCCCGGGAAAATGAACAGTTTCTCCAAGCCGCTTTTGCTATAGGTCAAGAACTAGCCGGACGGTAGGGGGATTGTATTGTGAAAAGAGGGTTGAGATTTACGCTATCTTAATAGAAACGTAAGATCTCAACCCTGTTTAGTCCCTTATTTGATTATCGTTACCGTACCTTCCCGGCGCGGCGGCGCGGCCGGTGCTGCGCCCGCATTATAGCCGAAGGCTCCTGAGCCGATGATTGTGTAGCCGGCGGGAATGCCTAACTCCTGATTCAGTGCCCGACCTGCTTCTGTATCAAACAGCAGGCGCAGGGAATGAATCCAGCAAGAGCCTATACCTAAAACGTGGGCTGCCAGAAACAGGTTGCCTAACGCCAGACTGCCGTCTGCCTGGGGGGCAATGGCTTTTTCATCACCAGAGACAATAATTAATGTCGGGGCATGATAGAAGGGGCTGAAGTTTTCCGCTTTGGCCCGTTCTATTAACCCGGGATTGCCTGAATTCAAAAAAACAGTCTGCAGCGCATTATTGATTTTACTCAATAAATCCTGTTTTTGCACGACTGTAAAATGCCAGGACTGCTCATTTCTGGCACTGGGGGCAAATTGGCCCGCCTCCAGGATAGTCTGCAATTCGTCATCGGTTATTTGTTCGGGTTTAAAAGTCCTGATACTCCTGCGCTGTACGATGGCCTTTAAGGTTTCACTCATGTCATGTTCCCTCCTAATCATGATTTATCCGACAGCGTACGCCACTGAGCCTGGCCTATCTTTGCGGGCGGGTGTGGCATGGCTTTTGGGATCAGACTTCCACTTCCAGTCTTTTTTCTGCGGGTTCCTGCACAACAAGGGTCATGAGAAAGCCGTATTGATTTGAGGACAGCTTTAAATGAACTGAATAGTTGGATCATTTCTTCCCTTTGATGTTAAAAGTACTGAAGGCTAAGGTATATCAAGCAGGTATACCTTAGCCTTCAGTACTTACCGATCAGCTGTTGCCAACACATGTAATTATAGTTAATTAATAACAGTGACTTGATTATCATTTTACATTTTATAGTACTACAGGCATTGAATGATGTCAATATACCAACAGTCTGTACTGTAAGGGAGAACTGACAGGGCAGTAATAATCGGTTGCTCTGTTGACCTGCATACTGCCTGAATTTTACATTAACCAGCAGGATATTTACATGAACAGTAGTATATTAACATTGAACAGATGACTAATACAACAAATATCAGGTAAGTCACTTTAACAGGAGGCGGCATCTATGTACAATGACACCGTACTTGATCATTTCTCAAATCCGAGGAATATCGGTGAAATCGCCGATGCTGACGGGATTGGTACTGTGGGCAACCCAATAGACGGTGATCTTATAACGCTTTATATAAAAATAGACGGCAACATCCTGGCTGATGTCAAAGTCAAAACCTTTGGCTGTGCCGCGGCGATCGCGGCCAGCAGTATGGTTACGGTTATGGCTTGTGGCAAGACGGTGCAAGAGGCCCTGACGATAACCAACGAAGCCGTAGCTGCAGCCCTGGACGGGCTGCCACCCCAAAAAATAAGGTGTTCCAATATTGCTGCCGATGCGCTTCACAATGCGATTGCCGATTATTGTGCCAAAGCCGGCGGACAGGGAGGTGAGCCGGATGATACTTGCCAGAGAGCAGATAAATAGGTATTTACGGCATATTATTATGCCGGAGATTAGCGGTCCGGGGCAGAAAAAACTGTTGGAGGCGGCGGTATTTGTCTGTGGGGAAAGTATAGAAGCCGCAGCCCCGGCCATATACTACCTGGCGGCGGCCGGTATAGGCCGCATAAACTGCCGGTTGGAAACGGCAACCGGGTTTGACCGGCTTGCGGCCGATATCCGGGATTTAAACAGTGATGTGGCGCTGGCGTTGGCGGACGGAGCGGATAGCCAATTCCGGATTTTTTTAGGCAGTCCGGCATTTATTGTCAGGCAGAGAGCAACTATAGCCCAGGATTTTTTGCCAGCCGTAATAGCCCTCCACAAGGGCTGGCAAGGGGGCATTCAGGTATGTAAGGAACTGGCAGCAGCAGAAACTTTGCTGGCGGCCTTAGCGGCCGGGCAGCAACCGGCTGGCACCGGTGCCAGCCGGTTGCTGCCGAATAGGGTATTTTCCCGTTGCCTTTCAGGCGCATTAGGCGTTATGGAAATCGTCAAGCTAATCCTGGCTATTGGCGAAACAACAGCTAGCCTGCTCTGTTTTGACCTGCTGTCCATGGAATTTAGAAAATCCAGTGGCCAGGATCTTGACCAGCTGGCCGCCGAACTGGGTGCGGTAAAACCCGAAGACTGCCGGGAAACCAGACTGGAGCACGGCAAGGTGCTGATTGTCGGTACCGGCGGGCTGGGTTCGCCGGCCGCCTACGCTCTGGCCGCCGCAGGTGTCGGCACCATCGGCCTGGTGGATTATGACGTTGTGGAGATCAGCAACCTTAACCGCCAGATATTGCATGCCGCTTCCCGGATTGGCATGCCGAAAGTGGAATCAGCGGCAGTTTTTCTGAAACAGTTAAATCCGCAGCTTACAGTTAATGTTTACAATACCAGCCTGACCAAGGCAAACGTTTATGATATTCTTGCCGGTTATGATGTTGTCATTGTCGCCGTCGACAATTTCCCGGCCAGGTTTTTACTTAACGATGCCTGCTTTTTTGCCGGCAAACCGATGATTGATGCCGGCGTGCTCAGATTTGCCGGTAGTTCTATGACCGTTGTCACGCCCGCAGGACCCTGTTATCGCTGCACACTGCCGGCGATTCCCTCTGCCGGCAGTGTACCATCCTGTTCTGAGACCGGGGTACTGGGAGCCTTGCCTGGGATTATGGGCTTCATCCAGTCTGCAGAAGCGGCAAAATTATTATCCGGCCAGGGCCAGCTGTTACGAGGCAGGGTTGTTTACCTGGACGGATTATTCAGCCGTTTTCTAACCCTCCGGTTGCACAAAGCCGACAACTGCGCCCTGTGCGGGCCTAAGCCGACGATTCATGAACTGCAGGAGTATGAGTTTGTGTGTGCCGATGCGGCTGAGCAGACGGCCCCATGAGGCTGTCTGCCAGTCATCAACCGGTGCAGCTTACGAAGGAACAGGCCCGGCGCTTCGTGCTTGCCCACCAGGGCTTATGGCCGCCTTGCCGGTGGGCCGGCAAGCAGGGGATACTTAGTTATATCCGGCGTGTGGGCTGTATTCAGTTTGATCCCCTGAGTATTGTCGGTTATAATCAGGAGTTGGTGCTGCAGGCCCGTGTGGCTGAATTTCGTCCGTCCCTGCTGCAGGAGCTGCTGTATCAGGACCGCAGCCTGATCGATGGCTGGGATAAGAATATGTCCATCTACTGCACGGAGGATTGGCCTTATTTTGCCCGCAATCGAGAACACGCCTTTCATAGTCCGCGCAATAGTTCCGAGCTTGAGCTCTTTTTGCCTCAGGTCCGTAATGAGATTGAAAAACGGGGACCTTTGTCTTCAGCGGATCTTAACTATGATCAGATCATAGACTGGTCCTGGGCCCCTACCCGGATCGCCCGGGCGGCATTGGAAACCCTGTATTTCCGGGGAGAATTGATTATTCATCATAAGGCTCGTACCCGTAAGATCTATGATCTGGCCAGCCGGCAGCTTCCCCGGGTTTTGCTGCAGTCCCCGGACCCCAATAAAACAGAACAGCAGTATCACGATTGGTATATTACCCGGCGGATCGGAAGCATTGGGCTGCTGTGGAATAAGTCTGGTGATGCGTGGCTGGGGATCTCGGGAATAAAGAGCA contains:
- a CDS encoding methyltransferase domain-containing protein, which translates into the protein MKNSLGKNISRYRKLKNITQEELATQLNITFQAVSKWETNQTYPDITLLPHLASILEVSIDRLMGYTSHQEQKRTIYEDEYAQDGYYWGLAPSKLCYKILSMLPPAKPLKLLDIGCGEGKDAVFFARNGYQVTAFDIADAGIEKTKRLADNVGVYVNVFKADVLDFRLESNYDILYSNGVLHYLKPELRQEIFLNYQQHTSPQGLHVLSAFVTKPFIPPAPEQEPNAHSWRSGELFTLYSNWLIKECDEIIFDCNSSGLAHKHAMNIIAAEKP
- the dmpI gene encoding 4-oxalocrotonate tautomerase DmpI, with protein sequence MPVITIETGKLEKEQKVLLVERFTKTASEILKIPEQSFIVQLKENESDNIGVGGKLLTQVIAERNSK
- a CDS encoding helix-turn-helix transcriptional regulator, whose amino-acid sequence is MMDWIERMNGAMSYIEDNLTAEIDFKTAAATACCSVYHFQRMFSFITEIPLSEYIRRRRLTLAAADLQNTDIKIINLALRYGYPSPALFKKCTVLRPRRRGRQEFG
- a CDS encoding GyrI-like domain-containing protein translates to MNYKIVKKDGFAVVGKSMRVSTVNQDQLKTIPRFWAEACRAGTVGKLTDIAANGADGQTNRKLLGICTDFNDNNEFSYVIAVESTAKEEYAGFEVFPIPPADWGVFEATGPMPGAIQELFKRIYTEFFPAGGYERAEGPDLEIYYEGDIASPDYRSEIWIPVVKQAMAGAKG
- a CDS encoding flavodoxin family protein — translated: MMKIIGLAGSPRKNGNTDVLVQKALAGARAQGSETELFHLNELAARGCQACYGCKKAGKCVINDDLTNVFTAIETADGIVLGSPIYFGRFTAQTATFMDRLYGYIKPDSTSSLGAGKKFGLVFTQGQPDAGLYTGTTEATARVLARVGFEAGPGTLVGSGLREPGIARENEQFLQAAFAIGQELAGR
- a CDS encoding nitroreductase family protein, which translates into the protein MSETLKAIVQRRSIRTFKPEQITDDELQTILEAGQFAPSARNEQSWHFTVVQKQDLLSKINNALQTVFLNSGNPGLIERAKAENFSPFYHAPTLIIVSGDEKAIAPQADGSLALGNLFLAAHVLGIGSCWIHSLRLLFDTEAGRALNQELGIPAGYTIIGSGAFGYNAGAAPAAPPRREGTVTIIK
- a CDS encoding iron-sulfur cluster assembly scaffold protein, whose amino-acid sequence is MYNDTVLDHFSNPRNIGEIADADGIGTVGNPIDGDLITLYIKIDGNILADVKVKTFGCAAAIAASSMVTVMACGKTVQEALTITNEAVAAALDGLPPQKIRCSNIAADALHNAIADYCAKAGGQGGEPDDTCQRADK
- a CDS encoding ThiF family adenylyltransferase codes for the protein MILAREQINRYLRHIIMPEISGPGQKKLLEAAVFVCGESIEAAAPAIYYLAAAGIGRINCRLETATGFDRLAADIRDLNSDVALALADGADSQFRIFLGSPAFIVRQRATIAQDFLPAVIALHKGWQGGIQVCKELAAAETLLAALAAGQQPAGTGASRLLPNRVFSRCLSGALGVMEIVKLILAIGETTASLLCFDLLSMEFRKSSGQDLDQLAAELGAVKPEDCRETRLEHGKVLIVGTGGLGSPAAYALAAAGVGTIGLVDYDVVEISNLNRQILHAASRIGMPKVESAAVFLKQLNPQLTVNVYNTSLTKANVYDILAGYDVVIVAVDNFPARFLLNDACFFAGKPMIDAGVLRFAGSSMTVVTPAGPCYRCTLPAIPSAGSVPSCSETGVLGALPGIMGFIQSAEAAKLLSGQGQLLRGRVVYLDGLFSRFLTLRLHKADNCALCGPKPTIHELQEYEFVCADAAEQTAP
- a CDS encoding winged helix-turn-helix domain-containing protein, which gives rise to MRLSASHQPVQLTKEQARRFVLAHQGLWPPCRWAGKQGILSYIRRVGCIQFDPLSIVGYNQELVLQARVAEFRPSLLQELLYQDRSLIDGWDKNMSIYCTEDWPYFARNREHAFHSPRNSSELELFLPQVRNEIEKRGPLSSADLNYDQIIDWSWAPTRIARAALETLYFRGELIIHHKARTRKIYDLASRQLPRVLLQSPDPNKTEQQYHDWYITRRIGSIGLLWNKSGDAWLGISGIKSSARSEALQRLLMQGRIIELAVAGIKPVLYMRREDSYCLDSVLHQSEQECQASILAPLDNLLWERQLVQALFNFDYRWEVYKPADKRLYGYYVLPVLYGDQFIARFEPAIDKQSRTLVIKNWWWEPDVQQSEPMRAEIRRCLLRFADYLGIVFIPSQADVYN